A DNA window from Thermodesulfobacteriota bacterium contains the following coding sequences:
- the glmU gene encoding bifunctional UDP-N-acetylglucosamine diphosphorylase/glucosamine-1-phosphate N-acetyltransferase GlmU, whose protein sequence is MSRVSAIILAAGKGKRMKSALPKVAHPVLGRPVVWHVAAAARGAGIKEMVFVLGYGRDKVLPTVEEFGGKVAIQESQFGTGDAARCGLKELPASVKEVVVLCGDAPLIRPSTIRALLAVRRRKGAVAAVLTGILDDPTGYGRIVRNGNGTVARIVEEKDADTPIRKIREVNSGTYAFDRAFLEAGLPRISDVNAQREFYLTDLVLEALAQGKRVVPLVAGDPDEVRGINSRRELAEAGRIQQARKLDALMDAGVTVIDPDRTYVETEVRVGMDSVLEPGIVLAGNTRVGRAVRIQTGCVVQDCVIGDGAHLKPYSVMVSSRVGRNAIVGPFSHLRPECDIGEEAHIGNFVEVKKSRIGRGSKANHLTYLGDATVGRKVNVGAGTITCNYDGLAKYPTVLGDGVFVGSDTMLVAPVTIGKGALIGAGSTITKNVPPYALALSRAEQKVSEYWVARKKPELLKKCGLAVPAVKEKTGKGEK, encoded by the coding sequence ATGAGCCGAGTGTCCGCGATCATCCTGGCCGCCGGGAAGGGGAAGCGGATGAAATCCGCCCTCCCGAAAGTCGCGCACCCCGTTCTTGGCAGGCCCGTGGTGTGGCACGTCGCCGCCGCGGCGAGGGGTGCGGGGATCAAGGAGATGGTCTTCGTCCTCGGCTACGGGCGCGACAAGGTGCTCCCGACCGTGGAGGAGTTCGGCGGGAAGGTGGCGATCCAGGAGAGCCAGTTCGGCACGGGAGACGCCGCCCGGTGCGGGCTTAAAGAACTGCCCGCCTCGGTGAAGGAGGTCGTGGTGCTCTGCGGGGACGCCCCGCTCATCCGGCCTTCCACGATCCGTGCGCTTCTGGCGGTCCGCCGGCGGAAGGGCGCCGTCGCCGCCGTGCTGACGGGGATCCTCGACGACCCGACCGGGTACGGCCGGATCGTGCGCAACGGGAACGGGACCGTGGCGCGGATCGTCGAGGAGAAGGACGCGGACACGCCCATCCGGAAAATCCGGGAGGTGAACTCGGGGACGTACGCCTTCGACCGCGCCTTCCTCGAAGCCGGCCTGCCCCGCATCTCCGACGTAAACGCCCAGAGGGAGTTTTATCTTACCGACCTCGTGCTGGAGGCGCTCGCGCAGGGAAAGCGCGTGGTTCCGCTCGTGGCCGGCGACCCCGACGAAGTCCGGGGGATCAACTCGCGCCGCGAGCTCGCGGAGGCGGGGCGGATCCAGCAGGCGCGGAAGCTGGACGCTCTGATGGATGCCGGCGTGACGGTCATCGATCCCGACCGCACCTACGTCGAGACGGAAGTGCGGGTCGGCATGGACTCGGTCCTCGAGCCGGGGATCGTGCTGGCGGGGAACACGCGCGTGGGCCGGGCGGTCCGGATCCAGACGGGTTGCGTCGTCCAGGACTGCGTCATCGGGGACGGGGCCCATCTCAAGCCGTATTCGGTCATGGTGTCCTCGCGGGTGGGCAGGAACGCAATCGTAGGCCCGTTCTCGCACTTGCGACCGGAATGCGACATCGGCGAAGAGGCGCACATCGGCAACTTCGTCGAGGTGAAGAAGAGCCGGATCGGCAGGGGATCGAAAGCCAACCACCTGACCTACCTGGGCGATGCGACCGTCGGGAGGAAGGTCAACGTGGGGGCGGGTACCATCACCTGCAACTACGACGGCCTCGCGAAATACCCGACCGTCCTCGGAGACGGGGTGTTCGTCGGGAGCGACACGATGCTCGTCGCCCCCGTCACCATAGGGAAGGGCGCCCTGATCGGGGCCGGGTCGACTATCACGAAAAACGTCCCGCCGTACGCCCTTGCGCTGTCGCGCGCGGAGCAGAAGGTGTCGGAGTACTGGGTGGCCCGCAAGAAGCCGGAGCTGCTTAAAAAATGCGGCCTCGCCGTCCCGGCGGTCAAGGAAAAGACAGGGAAAGGGGAGAAGTGA